GGTCGTAGTACCGCTCGCGGGTGGCTTCGTCATCGGTCAGGCCCGGGGCTACCGGGATGAGCAAAAACAGGTTTTCCTGCCCTTCGGGGGCCACGGTGGGGTCGGTTTTGCTGGGCACCGAGGCGTAGTAGAGCGGCTTGGTGGGCCACTGCGGCTGCTCGTAAATCTCGCGGGCGTGCTGGGTCAGGTCCTCGTCAAAAAAGAGGTTGTGGTGCCGCAGCTTGTCCAGCTTGCGGTTCACCCCCAGATAGAACAACAGGCTCGACGGGGCCATAACGCGTGATTCCCAATACTTAGCATCGTAATGCCGGTACTCGGGTGCCAGTACTTCCTGCTCAATGTGGTGGTAGTCGGCCCCGGCCATCACGGCATCGGCGGCGAAGAATCCGCTGGCGGTGCGCACGCCGGTGCTGCGGCCGTTTGCCACCGCTATTTCCGTCACTTCCTGATTGTAGCGGATTTCCACGCCCAACTCCTCGGCCAGGCGCACCATGCCTTCCACAATCTTGTGCATGCCGCCCTTGGGGTACCAGGTGCCCAGCGCCAGGTCGGCGTAGTTCATCAGCGAGTATAAGGCGGGGGTGTTCTCCGACGTGGCACCCAGAAACAGGATGGGAAACTCCACCAGCTCCAGCAGGCGCGGGTCTTTAAAGAAGCGCCGCACGTGCTTGTGCATGCTTTGCAGCACGTCCATGCGAACCATGTCGACCAGCAGCTTGGGGTCGGCAAACTCAAATACGGAGCGGCTGGGCGCATACACCAGCCGGTTGATGCCCACTTCGTACTTGTAGGCCGCCTGCTTCAGAAACTCGTCGAGGCGGGCGGCGCTGCCGGGCTCGTAGCGCTCAAACAGCGCCCGCAGCTCGCTCATCCGGGCCGGAATGTCCACCGCCTCGGGCCCCCGAAAGATTACCTGATACGACGGGTCGAGGCGCACCAGCTCGTAATAGTCGGCCACTTTTTTGCCGAAGCGGGCGAAGTACTTCTCAAACACGTCGGGCATCCAGTACCAGCTGGGGCCCATGTCGAAGGTGAAGCCTTGGGCACGGAAAACCCGCGCCCGTCCGCCGGGGCCTTCGTTCTTTTCCAGGATGGTGACGCGCCAGCCGGCCTGGGCCAGCGTGGTGGCAGCGGCCAGCCCAGCAAAGCCCGCCCCGATAACAACGGCTTGCTTCGGCAAACCCGATTCGGGCGGGCGGGCGACGTGAGTGGCGGCATGAATAGCCGCATTGACGGCAACGCTGGCAGCAGTGGTGGCGGCGGTTGAAGACAAAAGCAGGAAAGAATCTGGATGAATGAAAAGCGAAAGTCGCCCGGAAAAACAAACCGCCGGCCCCGCGCCGCGCGAGCAGCAACAAGGCCGGCGGCCAAAGCACTTACAGCCAAAAGCTAGTCTTCAACTACTTCGGTGGCATCGGCGGCCGAGGCGCCCACCGGCGCGTACACCTGTAGGGCCGACTTCAACTCCTTGCGGGCAATGTGAATACGGTTTTTGACAGTGCCAATGGGAATCTGCAGCTTCTCGGCAATCTCCATGTACTTATAGCCAATGTAGTACATCATGAACGGCGTGCGGTAGTCGGTGCCCAGGCCGGCAATGGCCTCGTTGATGTCGCGCACCACAAAGTCCGACGTCGCGCCGTTGTGGGTGATGTAGTTCTGGTCGGTGTTGAAATACTGAAAATACTCCGTCGAATCGATGTTGGAGCTGCGCTTGGTAATCTTGTTATAGTTGTTGATGAAGGTGTTGCGCATGATGGTATACAACCACGCCTTCAGGTTGGTACCGGCTTTAAACTTGTCTTTGTTGAGCAGGGCCTTGAGGAGGGTTTCCTGCACCAAATCCTTGGCATCATCAGCGTCTCGCGTCAAGTTCATGGCGGCGGGCCGGAGGGTGAGCGAAATCTTCTGCACTTGCGAGGTGAATTCTAGCGAAGTCATGCTGTTTAGCTTTTCGTGGCCGATTGTTAAACAAATATACGAGCCCGCCGCAAAATCAGCTAGCCCCGCCGAAATAATTTCGTTCGGCACGCCTACTAGTGGCTCGCAGGCGCGGCAAGGTACGCCCGACCCGGGCTTCGCCCCGGCGCCAAAACCACTTTTGCCATTACCCTTTTGTGAAGCCGGCGCGCAGGCCGGCGTTCCAGCTACGAGGCAAACTGCGCCGATGGTTTGCTTTTCGGCACAACCTAGCTTACGCTGCCACCGGCTCGGTGGCGTGCTCGGCCACCAGGGCCAGGAAATCGGTCATCAGCGCCGGCGAAACGCAGCTTTTGGGCAGCACCAAGCCTTCCTGCCGGGCCAGCTGGCCGTATAGCACCACCAGCTTGCCGGGGCAGCAGGCGGCCACGGCTTCGGCGAATTCGCCCACGCGGCTGCGCTCGGGCTGGGTGGTGAGCACGGTGGCCACGGCGTCGGGCTGGTAGGTGCGGCACACAGCGTCCAGCTCTTCCAGCGGCAGGTTCTGGCCTAGGTACAGGGTGTGCAGGCCCCGGGCGCGCAACACGTAGTTCATAAAGAGCAGGGCCAACTCGTGCAGCTCCTCGGCCGGCAAAAACAGCACCCAGCGCCGGGCCGTGGCCGGCACGCCGGGCAGCGCGTCGGTAGCGGCCAGCATCTTCTGGCGCAGCAAATGGGCCAGCAGGTGTTCCTGGGCCGGGTTCACGGTGCCGGCCAGCCACATCAGCCCGATGCGCTGGAGCAGCGGATAGGCCACGTTGAGCATCATGTTCTCGAAGCCCAGCTGCGCGCTGGCTTCGTTTAATAATTGATTGATGCGCTGCTCCTCAAATCCGAGCATGGCCGCCAGCAGCGCGTTCACCTGCTGATGGTGGTCGTGCACGTCGTGGCAACAGGCCAGCACGGCCGCCTGCATCTCGTCGTCGCTGAGGCGGGCCACCTGCGAAATGCGTTGCCCCCGGCTGCACAGCGTGGTCACGTTGAGCAAGCGGCGCAGGTCGTCTTCGCAATAGGTGCGAATGTTGGTGGCCGTGCGCACGGGCCGCAACAGGCCGTAGCGCTGCTCCCACATCCGAATGGTGTGCGCCTTGATGCCCGAAAGCTGCTC
This DNA window, taken from Hymenobacter sp. 5317J-9, encodes the following:
- a CDS encoding sigma-70 family RNA polymerase sigma factor, whose amino-acid sequence is MTSLEFTSQVQKISLTLRPAAMNLTRDADDAKDLVQETLLKALLNKDKFKAGTNLKAWLYTIMRNTFINNYNKITKRSSNIDSTEYFQYFNTDQNYITHNGATSDFVVRDINEAIAGLGTDYRTPFMMYYIGYKYMEIAEKLQIPIGTVKNRIHIARKELKSALQVYAPVGASAADATEVVED
- the crtI gene encoding phytoene desaturase family protein, whose protein sequence is MPKQAVVIGAGFAGLAAATTLAQAGWRVTILEKNEGPGGRARVFRAQGFTFDMGPSWYWMPDVFEKYFARFGKKVADYYELVRLDPSYQVIFRGPEAVDIPARMSELRALFERYEPGSAARLDEFLKQAAYKYEVGINRLVYAPSRSVFEFADPKLLVDMVRMDVLQSMHKHVRRFFKDPRLLELVEFPILFLGATSENTPALYSLMNYADLALGTWYPKGGMHKIVEGMVRLAEELGVEIRYNQEVTEIAVANGRSTGVRTASGFFAADAVMAGADYHHIEQEVLAPEYRHYDAKYWESRVMAPSSLLFYLGVNRKLDKLRHHNLFFDEDLTQHAREIYEQPQWPTKPLYYASVPSKTDPTVAPEGQENLFLLIPVAPGLTDDEATRERYYDLLMDRLEKHCGHPIREHVVFKRSYAHRDFMADYHSFKGNAYGLANTLRQTAILKPTLKSKKVSNLYFTGQLTVPGPGVPPSLISGQVVAGEVLKENGPR
- a CDS encoding MerR family transcriptional regulator, which encodes MGHFSISDLEQLSGIKAHTIRMWEQRYGLLRPVRTATNIRTYCEDDLRRLLNVTTLCSRGQRISQVARLSDDEMQAAVLACCHDVHDHHQQVNALLAAMLGFEEQRINQLLNEASAQLGFENMMLNVAYPLLQRIGLMWLAGTVNPAQEHLLAHLLRQKMLAATDALPGVPATARRWVLFLPAEELHELALLFMNYVLRARGLHTLYLGQNLPLEELDAVCRTYQPDAVATVLTTQPERSRVGEFAEAVAACCPGKLVVLYGQLARQEGLVLPKSCVSPALMTDFLALVAEHATEPVAA